From a single Nicotiana tomentosiformis chromosome 2, ASM39032v3, whole genome shotgun sequence genomic region:
- the LOC104104782 gene encoding uncharacterized protein At1g65710-like, with protein sequence MGSCLSKKSASTCTSLAVSSTNQGTKPNTLQVEKKKVEGQIVRKEIFVIKHRISHEGSICSKDSKDNVKKATENANNSNGESGKKNATIIVPAPVWRRRSSSCTKEDVDAILVQCGRLSRSSSTNKGLSFESCDNTKNHSRSRNYSISKKSYDFDNENTSGGSRRVSRSPGRRSESPVTASNCANLASADANGSNVRPDTELISTAAIQRIQVKRNVGAASPRARSRSPARVSAKVSNENKNFQQQPLPLSRSNSRKKEDSPFRRNPLSEIGTAVVTEHMPFHGLKPVNPQKLNAENATNGKVVQQGTEDILSIAKATLDYGLTDVNGKVKELRQLAQEAKALTTVEGNAAVNVVASRFESLVPQGIRRSRSSRLSWDLDINLGVKSNPTQSYTELLLEDIQNFHQKSSNSAFSLPPCVTKACSILDAVADLNSSTSSSLSSAFSDDRRRNPKVEQLNKNTDTSLGTTPQGKKRLQIKEPYVESEVALSDDLIKSPIIQKYVTFGRGTDGGYLEDPESSGSNSSVGGQRCWFSPSSRGPNSADSWSPSKSYRRLHVNPLAFQKHTVSEYGRDLDEDRRRITANTRDSDNQQRGIGRNRIPRGPHTISMAAAAASTY encoded by the exons ATGGGTAGTTGTCTGAGCAAGAAGAGCGCTAGTACTTGTACTTCTCTTGCAGTTTCAAGCACAAATCAAGGAACCAAACCTAATACCCTGCAAGTAGAAAAGAAGAAAGTAGAGGGACAGATAGTGAGAAAAGAAATCTTTGTTATCAAACACAGGATAAGCCATGAAGGGTCTATCTGTTCTAAAGACTCAAAAGATAATGTCAAGAAAGCAACTGAAAATGCCAACAACAGTAATGGGGAATCTGGCAAGAAGAATGCTACTATTATTGTACCGGCACCAGTGTGGAGGAGGAGGAGTTCAAGTTGTACCAAGGAAGACGTTGATGCTATTTTAGTGCAATGTGGGAGGCTTAGCAGGAGCTCATCCACTAACAAAGGTCTTTCCTTTGAATCTTGTGATAATACCAAGAACCACAGTAGAAGTAGAAACTACTCTATTTCCAAGAAAAGTTATGATTTTGACAATGAGAATACAAGTGGTGGTAGCAGAAGGGTGAGCAGATCTCCTGGTAGAAGATCTGAATCGCCAGTTACTGCTTCCAACTGTGCTAATTTGGCTTCTGCTGATGCTAATGGGAGTAATGTAAGACCAGATACTGAGCTGATTTCCACAGCTGCTATTCAGAGGATTCAAGTGAAGAGAAATGTGGGTGCTGCATCTCCTCGTGCTCGGTCCCGGTCTCCAGCAAGGGTGAGTGCAAAGGTATCAAACGAGAACAAGAATTTCCAACAGCAGCCTTTGCCCCTTAGCCGCAGCAATTCCAGGAAAAAAGAAGATTCTCCTTTCAGAAGAAATCCTCTCAGTGAGATTGGCACCGCTGTGGTCACTGAGCATATGCCCTTTCATGGACTCAAGCCTGTCAATCCCCAG AAGCTGAATGCAGAAAATGCAACCAATGGCAAAGTTGTTCAGCAAGGAACTGAGGATATACTTAGCATCGCCAAAGCAACTCTTGATTACGGCCTTACAGATGTTAATGGCAAAGTCAAGGAGCTGCGGCAGCTAGCACAAGAGGCTAAAGCATTGACAACAGTTGAGGGGAATGCAGCAGTGAATGTGGTTGCTTCAAGATTTGAAAGCCTTGTACCCCAGGGAATAAGAAGAAGCAGGTCATCCAGGCTATCCTGGGACCTAGACATTAATCTTGGAGTTAAGTCAAATCCTACTCAATCATATACTGAATTATTGCTTGAGGACATACAAAACTTTCATCAGAAGAGCAGCAACTCTGCATTTTCACTCCCACCTTGTGTAACAAAAGCTTGCTCCATATTGGACGCAGTTGCTGACCTTAACTCAAGCACTAGTTCCAGTTTATCCAGCGCTTTCTCTGATGACAGAAGAAGAAACCCCAAAGTTGAGCAACTTAACAAGAATACTGATACTTCTTTAGGAACCACTCCTCAGGGTAAAAAGAGGTTACAGATAAAAGAGCCATATGTGGAATCTGAGGTTGCTCTAAGTGATGACTTAATTAAGTCTCCTATCATACAGAAGTATGTAACCTTCGGAAGGGGAACTGATGGAGGTTATTTAGAAGATCCAGAATCTTCAGGAAGCAACAGTTCTGTTGGTGGTCAGCGGTGTTGGTTTTCCCCATCCTCCCGAGGACCAAATTCAGCTGATTCTTGGTCTCCTTCAAAATCTTACAGGAGGCTTCATGTGAATCCACTAGCCTTTCAAAAGCATACAGTATCTGAGTATGGCCGTGATTTGGATGAAGATAGAAGAAGAATTACTGCAAATACGAGGGATTCTGACAACCAGCAACGTGGAATAGGTCGCAACAGGATACCTAGAGGACCTCACACAATATCTATGGCAGCTGCTGCTGCTTCAACTTATTAG